One genomic region from Dehalobacter restrictus DSM 9455 encodes:
- a CDS encoding complex I subunit 4 family protein, with protein MNFPVLTTILLAPIIGALISVFIPKERSGAIKAVAGIATFISLALSIFVYYIYYTQNLAVGGFAFTEDIPFVTDLGVVYSLGVDGLSLPLLLLTNVIGFSAVFSRSWSIEKRAKEFYILLLILIAGVMGTFIARDLFIFFLFYEVVVIPIYIMVIIWGSGSKTKDVNKEYAGMKLTIYLLIGSAFLLAGLIWMYVLAGNMLGTPTFDIEKLATLNFSRNLQIAIFGLMALGFTSLISMFPFHSWSPDGYAGAPTAVSMIHAGVLKKIGGYGLIRIGIFIFPLGAKFWAPLIAILAVCNVLYAAFISLAQKDMKYVVGYSSVSHMGFVLIGIASLNVIGLNGAVANMFAHGIMAALFFSVVGYIYAETKTRHIPDLGGVAHQMPRLAGVFLVATMASAGLPGLITFVPEFTVFMGAFSEPAIRIPAILALTGIIIGAVYVLRMAANVLFGPRKTEWDGKIDIKGSYMIPVIVLVAFTVIFGLFPSLLMDMVNSGITPIAERLVEASSQIGGNL; from the coding sequence ATGAATTTTCCTGTCTTAACCACCATTTTACTGGCACCGATCATCGGTGCGCTGATCAGTGTCTTTATACCGAAAGAAAGATCCGGCGCGATCAAAGCCGTTGCCGGCATCGCGACGTTCATTTCCCTTGCCCTGTCCATTTTTGTGTATTATATTTATTACACGCAGAACTTGGCTGTCGGTGGGTTCGCCTTTACGGAAGATATTCCGTTTGTGACGGACTTGGGTGTTGTTTATTCGCTTGGGGTTGACGGCCTGAGCCTGCCTCTCCTGCTGCTGACCAACGTCATTGGCTTTTCAGCAGTGTTTTCCCGTTCCTGGAGTATCGAGAAAAGAGCCAAAGAGTTCTATATCCTGCTGCTGATCCTGATTGCCGGTGTCATGGGAACTTTTATTGCCAGGGACCTGTTTATCTTCTTCTTGTTCTATGAAGTGGTGGTCATTCCGATTTACATCATGGTGATCATCTGGGGAAGCGGCAGCAAAACAAAAGATGTCAACAAAGAATACGCCGGTATGAAACTGACGATCTATCTACTGATCGGAAGCGCCTTCCTTCTGGCCGGATTGATTTGGATGTATGTATTGGCCGGCAATATGCTTGGAACGCCGACCTTTGATATTGAAAAGCTCGCCACGCTGAACTTCTCCAGAAACCTTCAGATTGCGATCTTTGGCTTGATGGCGCTTGGCTTCACGTCCCTGATCTCCATGTTTCCGTTTCACTCTTGGTCACCGGACGGATATGCCGGTGCGCCGACTGCGGTTTCCATGATTCACGCCGGTGTTCTGAAAAAGATTGGCGGCTATGGTCTTATCCGGATCGGTATCTTTATCTTCCCGCTCGGTGCTAAATTCTGGGCGCCGCTGATTGCAATCCTGGCTGTCTGCAACGTGCTGTACGCGGCGTTCATCAGCCTGGCCCAAAAAGACATGAAATATGTCGTCGGATATTCCAGCGTGAGCCATATGGGTTTCGTACTGATCGGTATCGCATCGCTTAATGTGATTGGTCTGAACGGTGCGGTTGCCAATATGTTCGCGCATGGCATCATGGCGGCCCTGTTCTTCTCGGTCGTCGGCTATATCTATGCTGAAACGAAAACTAGGCATATCCCTGATCTCGGAGGGGTCGCACATCAGATGCCGCGTCTAGCCGGTGTGTTCCTAGTAGCGACGATGGCTTCGGCCGGACTGCCGGGCTTAATTACGTTTGTTCCTGAGTTTACCGTATTTATGGGTGCTTTTAGCGAACCGGCCATCAGGATTCCTGCGATTCTGGCCCTGACGGGAATTATTATTGGAGCCGTCTATGTCCTCAGAATGGCAGCCAATGTACTGTTTGGACCACGCAAGACAGAATGGGACGGAAAAATAGATATCAAAGGCTCCTATATGATTCCGGTCATCGTTCTGGTCGCGTTCACTGTCATCTTCGGTTTATTCCCATCCTTGCTGATGGATATGGTCAATTCAGGGATAACGCCTATTGCTGAAAGACTGGTCGAGGCTAGCTCCCAGATAGGAGGTAACCTGTAA